The genomic region CACGCCAGAGACGCCGATCAAAAGCTGGAACAGTTCCTTCTCCTGCTGGGTCCGGAAACCGTACAGGTTGATGGCGTCCTCCTTCACCGAGGTGTGGATCTGCAGCGACAGCGGGCCCCCTTCGGCTGGCAGCGTGTAGTAGGTGGAGAAGGGGATGTGCACCTGGTAGCCGACGCCGTTCACGTCCAGGATGATGAAGTCGGGGGACTTGTAGGCGAGTTTGCCGGTAAGAAGGGCGATCATAGAAACCTCGGAGCCATTTAGAACCAATTGACAATGGACGATTGACAATTGACGATGGTGAAGCTGAACAATTGACGATGGTTGAAGATGAGGGACTACCTGATCTGTTTCAAAAGGGCGCTGACGCCTGCGGAGTGGGCGTGGCAGATGGCGACTGCCAGGGCATCGGAGGCGTCTTCCTGCGCCACCTCCGGCAGGTTCAGCAGCGCCTTGATCATCTGCTGCACCTGCGTTTTCTCGGCGCGCCCGGTGCCGACCACCGCCTGCTTGACCTGCATCGCCGTGTACTCGTGGACCGGGAGGCCGACGTTCACCGCGGCGACGATTGCCGCACCCCGCGCCTGCCCGAGCTTCAGGGCGCTCTGGGCGTTTTTCGCCAGGAACACGTCCTCCACCGCGACCACCTCGGGGCGGTACTGCGCGATGATCTCGGAAAGCCCGGTGAAGATCCTCTCCAGCCTCTCGGGGAAATCTTTCGCGCTTTGGGTGAAGATGGCGCCGTTGTCGACGTGGATCAGGCGGTTCCCCTGTTGGGAGATGATGCCGTAGCCGGTCTTGCGGGAGCCTGGGTCTATGCCGAGAATGATCATTTCTTTTATGCTTCTCTCAGATTTTCTTTTCTCTGTGGCTAATGGTTTTGACTCAAAAAAAAGCGCGGGGAAAACCCCGCGCTCTTAGTAACACAAAAGACCCTGCCTTTGCTACATCATCTTTTCCATCTCCTCCTCGGAGATGTCGAAGTTGGCGTAGACGTTCTGGACGTCGTCGTTGTCTTCCATACGGTCCATCAGTTTCAGCATGTTCTCGGCGTTCTTGCCGTCGAGCTTCACCATGGTCTGCGGGATCATGGTGATCTCGGCGGACTCGGCCTTGAAGCCTGCGGCCTCAAGGGCGGTCTTAACCTGGTGGAACGCGGTCGGGTCGGTCAGGACTTCATACTGCTCTTCTTCGTCGGTCACGTCGTCCGCGCCCGCCTCGATGGAGGCTTCGAACAGCTTGTCGAAGTCGATGCTCTTCGGGAAGACCAAAAGCCCCTTCTTGTCGAAAAGCCAGGAAACGCAGCCGGACTCGCCCATGTTGCCGTTGCACTTGGTGAATATGCTCCTCACCTCGGAGACGGTGCGGTTGCGGTTGTCGGTCATGACTTCGACCAGGACCGCGGTGCCGCCGGGGCCGTAACCCTCGTAGGTGGTCTCTTCGTAAGTGGTTCCTTCCAGTCCGCCTACGCCCTTCTTGATGGCGCGCTCGACGTTGTCCTTGGGCATGTTCTCGCCTTTGGCCTTATCTATGGCGGTTCTCAGGCGCGGGTTGCCGTCCGGGTCCCCACCGCCGAGTTTAGCGGCAACGGTGATTTCCTTGATTATCTTGGTGAATATCTTGCCCCGCTTGGCATCGGCGGCGCCTTTCTTGTGTTTGATGGTGCTCCATTTATTGTGGCCTGACATGAGTTGCTTCCTTTCCGATCAGTTTGGTGATTGAAACGCGAAATACTATCACGGGCAAAAGACGGTTGTAAAGTGGGAAAATGACAGTTAAACTGTCACCGGATTTGAGATCTTAGGGGGAGCGTGCCCCCTGACTGTCGAGAGAGGTGATGAGTATGGGAGGTTGTTTGCAAAAAGTGATGCCGGTGTTGCTGCTTCTGTGCGCCGTATTTTTCGGAGGGTGCACCTCTACCAGACTCAACGTCGTCAACGCACCGCCGGTGCTCACTCAGGACGAACTGCTTCGCCCGTACTACAAGGTAGGCAACATCCAGGTACGCCGCTCGCGCTACGGCTCCCAGGCCGACCTGACCCCCGCCGACTACAGCTGGGCTTACGACGCCCTGCGCGCTGAGGCCCAGAAGATAGGGGCCGACGCCGTCATCCTTCCCGAGGTAAGCGTCGAGAGGAACACCTACATCTTCTACCCGGTCAGCGAGATGACGGCCAAGGGCGTCGCGGTAAAATTCCGCTGATTTTTTCCCTCCATCGACAAAATTCCGTTGATCATTGGCGCCTGTTTTTGAGATAGTGTGCGCCTGTATACGCTATCAATTTAATTTTTCGGAGGGAAACCATGAAGGCTGTGCTGATGGAGGGTTTTGGCGGTGTCGAGGTTCTGAAGCTGGGTGAGGTGGACAGGCCGGTCCCCAAGGAAGGCGAGGTGCTGGTCAAGGTCTATGCAACCTCCATCAACCGCCCTGACCTGGTGCAGCGCGAAGGGAAATATCCCCCCCCGCCGGGCGACTCCGAAATTCTCGGACTTGAAGTCGCGGGCGTTATCGAGGAGCTTGGTGCGGGCGTCACCGGGTGGAAGAAAGGTGACCGGGTGGTGTCCCTTGTGGGCGGCGGCGGTTACGCCGAGTATGCAGTTGCCTACGCCTGCCACCTGATGCCGATCCCCGAGTCGGTGAGCTTCGAGGAGGCCGCCTGCATCTGCGAGTCCTACATCACCGCTTTCCTGAACGTGTTCATGATCGGCGGGCTGCAGGACGGCGAGACCGCGATCCTGCACGGAGGCGGCGGTGGGGTGAACACCGCGGCGATTCAGCTCTGCAAGGCCCTGGCGCCGAAGTCCAAGCTGATCGTCACCGCTTCCCCCGAGAAGCTTGAGCGCGTGAAGCAGCTGGGGGCGGACCTCGTCGTCAACTTCAAGGAGACCCCGGACTTCTCCGAGGCGGTCAAGGAGTTCACCAACAAGAAGGGCGTCGACGTCATCCTGGACCACGTGGGCGCCAAGTACCTGGCCCCCAACATGAACTCCCTGGGGTACAAGGGGAGGCTCGTCATCATCGGGGTCATCTCGGGCATCAAGGCGGAGCTGAACCTGGCCCTCATGATGGTGAAGCGCCAGCAGATCATCGGCAGCGTGCTCCGTTCCCGTCCGGTCTCCGAGAAGGGTGAGATCGCGGCCGAGTTCGTGCGCCGCGCCATGCCGAAGTTCGCCGACCGCACCATCGTCCCCATCATCGAGAAGGTGTTCCCCATCGAAGAGGTGGTGGCAGCGCACCGTATGATGGAAGAAGACAAGCATTTCGGAAAGATAGTTTTGAAAATAGCGCAATAAAACCCGAAGCGGAACACAGAGTACGCTGAGGTTCACGAAGGGCACAGAGAAAGGCGAAGGGAAGGGTAAACCTTCTCTTCGCTTTTTCCTCTGAGACCTCCGTGCTCCTTCGTGACCTCTGTGGTAATGCTTCTGCCTTTAAGGAGAGTAGTCTCAGGATGGAAGCATATTCAGAGTTTTTCTTCACCGTGTGGATCAGGTTTTTCTTCCTGCTGACTCCTTTCTTCGTCCTCTCCACCTTCCTCGCCATGACGCCGGAGCTCTCGGCTTCGGAGCGGCGCGCGACGGCGTTCCGGGTCACCCTCGCCGTGCTCGTTGCCTGCTTCGTCCTCTACTCCTTTGGCAACACCCTCTTCTCGCTCTTCGGCATCACCCTCGACTCCTTCAGGATCGGCGCGGGGAGCCTCTTGTTCCTGTCGGCGGTGCACATGGTGCACGGCGACGACAGCGCGCCCCCCAGCGAGAAGCGCGGCGCCATCTCTGTGGTGCCTCTCGCCATACCGGTGACGGTCGGCCCCGGCACCACCGGCGCGCTCCTGGTCATGGGGGCCGAGGTGCAGCACAACTGGCAGGTGTTCGTCGGCCTCGCAGCGCTCGCCGCGGCGGTCCTTTGCATCGGCATCCTCCTCGTCTGCGCCTCCTTCATCGAACACATCGTGGGTAAAAAAGGGATCACCATCCTCAGCAAACTCACCGGCCTCTTCGTCGCGGCACTTGCCGCCCAGATCGTCTTCACCGGAGTCA from Citrifermentans bremense harbors:
- the ruvC gene encoding crossover junction endodeoxyribonuclease RuvC, yielding MIILGIDPGSRKTGYGIISQQGNRLIHVDNGAIFTQSAKDFPERLERIFTGLSEIIAQYRPEVVAVEDVFLAKNAQSALKLGQARGAAIVAAVNVGLPVHEYTAMQVKQAVVGTGRAEKTQVQQMIKALLNLPEVAQEDASDALAVAICHAHSAGVSALLKQIR
- a CDS encoding YebC/PmpR family DNA-binding transcriptional regulator, producing the protein MSGHNKWSTIKHKKGAADAKRGKIFTKIIKEITVAAKLGGGDPDGNPRLRTAIDKAKGENMPKDNVERAIKKGVGGLEGTTYEETTYEGYGPGGTAVLVEVMTDNRNRTVSEVRSIFTKCNGNMGESGCVSWLFDKKGLLVFPKSIDFDKLFEASIEAGADDVTDEEEQYEVLTDPTAFHQVKTALEAAGFKAESAEITMIPQTMVKLDGKNAENMLKLMDRMEDNDDVQNVYANFDISEEEMEKMM
- a CDS encoding NAD(P)H-quinone oxidoreductase codes for the protein MKAVLMEGFGGVEVLKLGEVDRPVPKEGEVLVKVYATSINRPDLVQREGKYPPPPGDSEILGLEVAGVIEELGAGVTGWKKGDRVVSLVGGGGYAEYAVAYACHLMPIPESVSFEEAACICESYITAFLNVFMIGGLQDGETAILHGGGGGVNTAAIQLCKALAPKSKLIVTASPEKLERVKQLGADLVVNFKETPDFSEAVKEFTNKKGVDVILDHVGAKYLAPNMNSLGYKGRLVIIGVISGIKAELNLALMMVKRQQIIGSVLRSRPVSEKGEIAAEFVRRAMPKFADRTIVPIIEKVFPIEEVVAAHRMMEEDKHFGKIVLKIAQ
- a CDS encoding MarC family protein — its product is MEAYSEFFFTVWIRFFFLLTPFFVLSTFLAMTPELSASERRATAFRVTLAVLVACFVLYSFGNTLFSLFGITLDSFRIGAGSLLFLSAVHMVHGDDSAPPSEKRGAISVVPLAIPVTVGPGTTGALLVMGAEVQHNWQVFVGLAALAAAVLCIGILLVCASFIEHIVGKKGITILSKLTGLFVAALAAQIVFTGVRNFLLVK